CAATCtgagttttcaatgaaaattcagcctgaaaaacattaagaaagatAGACTCAACTACAATACTACCAATTCAGAAGTAAAaattatttggggtctttttttcttattgatatgtGTTTAAATTAGTTAGAAGAATAATATAGTTAgttagaattaaattagaataaCTATATAATTCAAATTTGTATCCAAAATTTTCCCAACTCATAGTACATCAGAATTTTCTTATGATActgcacaattttttaaaagacctctGTTAAAAACACGAGTCAAGGAGATgcactatattttaattatccaTTTGTCCAATGTTGAGTATTCCATTTAATGTCTACATTTTCCACAGCTCTTAACACATTTAGttaaacatatttgtaaataatggttttcctcttttgaaaagaCTTTCCTTTAGAATTTAATCCTAGAAAGAGTATTGTGgagccaaaggaaaaagaaagagtaatgTTTACTTCTTCATAAAGCTCTTTTATCCACTTatctttgaaaggaaaagacatatttttactagaatacattttattatgttttcccttctctttgggAAATTTATGTCCCCAAAGTTCCTCATTCTATTAGTAATGCAGTATCTTGTAACCAGGAATGACAGATGATGGATGCTTTGAGAAAATGGGAGAAGGAGGCATGAGAATGCCTGTAGCAGAAACAAAGGAGTGGGAAGCTCATTCACATCATGGAGGGATGAGTTACTGAGTTTTGTTAATGAAATTTCAGGGAAGGGATTACTAAAGACACTTCACATGGacaatttttataactttatgttTACACACATATTAATATATTAGTATACACAGTCAGTAtccaataaatatgtgttgaatgaatgaacttttaATAGGTACTTATAGTAATAGATTTTACATGTGTTTGTGctatgtgtatatgtattcatGTGTGTAATACACTACATATCGCTCTGTCTTATCtggaaattgatttctttttgttctcataataaatttttgcttttagaactttgaaaataaagatttcctTACTTGACAGATCCTCCATGTACTGAACACTTACACGATAGTTTCTTTAATCCAAGTCTACTGTTCTGTAAACTTATTGAATATGTCTCTGTCATTGAATATGGAACagaattttgaagaataaaaaaaaataccaattagCAAACACTACAGTTATCTTGATAATAAAGTGACCCAATAACATACTCATTCCTAGTGgcaattaatattttcatattacctGATAAAGTGTGCCAGAAAGTATTAACCTGGAAGGCAGCtttctttcaaatgtttatttgtgtttctcATAAAGTAGAGAGTAATGATAAACAGAGCAGGAGGATGAGAACACCTGAATTCCTGGTAGATTTATGGCCTGAAGTAGAAGGTGTATTCTCACCCATGGAGAATGGCAATTCACCAAGCACTTACTCATCACCTAACAGGTTTCAGGCAGCGCAGACATGCCAGGCAGTATGGTAGGTGCAGTGAGGAAACACACCTGAAATAGCTTATGTGTTCTGGTAGGTACCAGGGAGAGCCTGTTGCCCACTACTTATATACATTTCCCTAAACTGCCTGCTTATGGGAGATACATATTCATGGTGTCTTTCTTTCCACACTTAGAGCTGAGGGTTCAGATGTGAATACTCGTGGAAGAGGAACTATCTCTTGCCTGTGTGCAACACCTCTTAGCTTACAAGATACAACTGACAATAACAGTGTGAAgcctcacagacacagaggagggaTCAAAATCATAGGACACAGAACTGATGTACCAGAGACACATGGAGTTGGAACCAGAAAGGGAATCCAGATCTCACATAGACAGCCCAGGGTTTTCTCAATAAATTACCCATCAAATGTTGCCCTATGTATGTTTTACAGGTGACAGGTACTAGGTGTCTGAAGAGATGGAAACATCATGGAGGAAGTAAGAGAGAACTGAAACAAGCACTGAGGCAGGAGTGTCAAGGACGTGCTCCGCAGGAACAGTGACTGCTCTAGTTTTGTATCAAGATACTCAGACCACAATCCTTTTATGATTAATGAGTATCATTCCTTATTCTTGTAGATAATTCAGGCCCCAGGAAGGTGTAACTTGCTGAATGgacctcctcacccctcccaacAATGTAACTGAATTTCTTCTCTTGGGACTCACACAGAATCCACACTTgcaaaaaatacttttcattgtctttttgctcattttcctaTTCACCCTGCTGGCCAGTCTGCTCGTGGGCATCACCGTCTCCCTCAGCCCCACACTTTCAGCTCCCGTGTACTTCTTCCTCACTTACTTGTCCTTAATCGACACCATATATACATCTGCCACCACCCCAAAAGTGATCATTGACCTGCTTTACCAGAGGAAAACCATCTCCTGGGGTGGCTGCATGACTCAGCTCTTTGTGGTACACTTCCTGGGAGGATCAGAGATCATCATCCTGGTTgtcatggcctatgaccgctacgtggccatctgcaagcctctGCACTACACAACCATCATGCGCCTTTGGCTCTGCCAGCTCCTGGTGGTGGTGGCCTGGACTGGGGGGATCCTACATGCCACTGTGCAGGTTCTTCTCACTGTTGACTTGCCCTTCTGTGGTCCCAATGTCATTGACCACTTCATGTGTGACTTTTTCTCACTGTTAAAACTGGCCTGCAGTGACACTTACAAGCTTGGCATTGTGGTGGCTGCTAACAGTGGGGGCATGtgcttactgatttttttcatgctaCTTATCTCCTACATAGTCATCCTGAGCTCCCTGAAATCCCGTGGCGCTGAAGGACGGCGTAAAGCTCTGTCTACATGTGGCTCTCACTTCACAGTAGTGATGCTCTATTTTGTCCCTTGTATACTCACCTACACATGTCCTGTGGAGACTTACCCTGTGGACCTGTTGATGAGTGTGTTCTTTATAATCCTCACTCCCATGTTAAATCCTATCATTTACACAGTGAGAAACACAGaggtgaaaaatgccatgaggaGTTTGTTGAAGAGGAGAGTAACTTAGGTTGTTCGTGATGCCAAGAATGTGATGATTTATATACATAGGAAGAAttataacattgtaaattttgCAGATCattggcagaagaaaaagactCATAAACCAGCATTTGTTGATAATTTAATATTGGTTAGGCATTTATTAGGCATTATGGTTACTTAGACTTTACCAAGTCTTCGATGTTCGTGATCATAACTTTAGAATAGGTAATGGAGAGAACAACTATAGACCCTTAGTTGGTGATTGTAGagtatatttttcttcagattcttaCTGCTACTTTACTAAATACTTCATATATGTTACTTGGATAAAATTGGTTTTTCCATAGGACCTTGATATCAGAACTTCTATGTTTGCTTAACCTATTGCAAAGCAAATAAGGCATAAAAATTCTTAGATAGAAAATGGACAGATGTATGATGGAATcatggctgatttttttccctgcactATTAATTtaccaaaagcaaaaagaaagatgcCACAACAGGAGGAAATATAATTCACAAACTACTTCTAATTCTTTTATTTGCAGAAAAACAAGCCAGAAATTTTGAAATTACTCTTAATTTGGACTTAATTTCTTAATATCCTTGTGGCTCacagtttttctttaatataaaggACATGCTTTATTTTTACATACCAAGAATTGAGTAGCCATTTGAAACATgagtaaacattattttatcaaatttcaacaaagaaatctATGGTTAGATTCCAAAGCTAGTGAACTATGCAATGATACACATTAGTTGGTTGTTTCCAACTCTAAgacattatgaataaaactgctaaaaatatctttgtatggttattgataaaagaagtaaagaaagcagaaatatatgaaatgattattttcaagACACAAGATGTCAGAAAAATTGACATTGATCACCAAGAGATGGGAAACAAGTTGGGCTCTAGGATTTTCCAGTTTATTACCTTTAAGTTTTCTTGCTGTGGTACAGAGAAGGGTACCTCAGAAGGTCCTGGTATATTGCTTCAGTTGAGGAGATGAAGTTGAGTTTCTGTGGAGACGAAGCATCTGAAATTGTGAAAATGGAATATCACAGAGCATAGACCTATAGACCTGCATCAATGGTGGGAAAGAGAGACAGGcagatagacagagagacagacagacaaacactgAGAGAGGGAATGCTGGAGAACTAGAGAGAATCCCTCTCAGCTATTCATAAAAGTACTGATCAGTGCATGCATTTGAGAAAGCTACCTGAGGCCGGGGAATGATCTGCCCAGGTAGATTAGAGAGAAGGGTGCTGGTTCCTCGCACTGAATCAGGGATAGTGCCTATTCTTACCAGCTGGGAAACCTTATAGTTCATGAGGGTGAATGCTTAGGAAGATTTTGCATAAGTAAAGGGATAATAATTAGCCCTAGGCAGAGCACTTCTCAAGACCTGCCTCAAAAACAAATtagcaagaataaaaaaatccaaaaagaaaacatccaaaagaatcaaattaaatattatgttcagaattttatgtctttgtaaatataagatattaatctgattattttctttgtgataaCCTTTTTTTCATTCTAGTATAAGGGTTATGATAGGTTCATGAAATGTGTTAGGAAGTATATTAATTCCTCCCGGCAGTAAAAGTATTTATGTAAGATTGGTACTGTTTGTCAATTAGTTGTTTATATAGTATTCACTGATTAAAGCTATATGggaatgaaaatttttttttggaatggtAGGATTCCAAAGAATTAACTTATTTAGGTCTTAAATTATTCCAACTTAGTTATTTTTCCTAGTGCATTTAGAAAGTTGTATTTTTCATAGCAGTGGTCCATTTTCTTTAATTGGCAAGTATACAGTCCTAAGTCATTTATCatatcattttattatcttttaaaaatatgtagaacCTGTAGTGATGACCCTGTCTTCATTGTTTATCCTAATAATTTggttttttgtcttctttttttcttaaccagtTTTGCTAGAATCTTATCAAACTCTCAAAGAACTCATTCCTGGCTTTAGATACTTTCTctattttgaattcatttctatttcaatGACTTGTCTTCTATTTGCTATTTCCTTTCTACAGTgttctctgcatttatttttttctagcttcttaaaaCAGAAGCTTAgttcatttcctttaatttcttagttcatttcttttctgtcttctaataCTTGCATTtaagctataaatttctctctaagcatTCCTTTAACTGCATCCAGttgatttatatataaaaatatgtactaTATTACATATagtttctatatatatgtatatttcatagaTACCTTTCATATATCTTTtacattcatttgtgtcattatctTTGTGTTGaaaatataccttttaaaatgttcacagtTAATTTAGGTTTATGTTGCTTAATTTGTAATCaattggaaattttatattttgttgtcaATTTCTAGTTGAATtatattattgtaaaatatatacataacatatgTTTATATACCTATACACATTTGTGCTCTATAATTTATGTCCTTTGAAATGTATTGCAATTATGTCATGACATAGTGTATTGTCTACTGTGGAGAATGCTCCATGAGGTATTTGAGATGAATTGAATAGGCccacaaatgttttctttttctatttccacaGTAACACAGATTCTATCAACTTACCTGTCTGAAAATATGTGACAAATTACGTGACAAACTTTATCTGCATTTGAAACAGACTTCAAATATCTTATTCTGAAATTAGCATTCATAACGTTTTGGAAATTAGTTCAGATATCATCTTCAAAGGCAAAGCTTAAATTTAAACAGACTCACCTACTTTGAAAGCCATGGTTTAAACAAGAAagtttttacatatttcatttctGCCCACACTGGAATTTTCCCTTTGGTGACATGACCTCAAGCTGTTTGCTGTAATTTTCCCCAAGAGGACATGGTTCTATAAGTCCTGTTCTACACAGTGATTATCCTATTGACATATTTGGAAGCAGTCtaccataaaaattataattaatatccCATTGAATTTAATTAGACAAGAATCACACTTGGAGATGCACTAACTGAAAGGCTCTATAACATGTACAGTAGTTCAAATGCAGATAAAGTGTTTACAGATCTTTACCCTTACCTCACAGGACAAATGTTCATGAACTGAAATGATAGACTCAGAATATAATAAAGTATGTATATGAAATTATTCTCTATCTTTCAGGAAACTCAAAGCTCAACAATGCAGGAGATTATAACTGATTGAGAATCAAAATATTGGAGACTATTTAACTACTTCACTTTCATTGGTATAAAAGACAAAGAGCAAAATCTGTATGCAAACAATTCATTCacagttttgtgttttctctATAATCAAAAGGTTGAATTAATATTTGTTCATTATACAAACAAATCCtgcaaaaatgaatattttggttCTCTATTCACAACCAAGATTCAGAGTTCTTTAGTAACAGGCCACTCATATGCACTTTGAAAATTCCAACtttttgaaaaggaatatttttctgAATGACTGAAATGAAATAGATTTCCTGCAAACATGGTAAGAGTTGGTCACATGGGAATAGTTCAAGATCCAATGATGCTGCATGTACCTTGTCCTCTGTGTTCTCAGAGATGACATCAGTGTGTTAAGAGcaaaggagaagacagaagagatCAGAACATGGATTAAGTGGTTGTCTTCTTATGCAGGTAAACCAGGAAGGGTACTTATACACAAGATTCTGAActaagttttacattttgcaagAGTACATTGGTAGTGTGAGAATTCAGTCTTGTAGAAGTTCTCTTTTGTTAGGAATCCTTTGTGATTACTAAAATATGGGAAGATTGATTTTATTCTGTCGTGCTCTTTTTGGATATTATTATATTACAATGATCTGAATGATCTTTATCTAACATAAAGAATTCTTAGAAACTAATTCCAAATGTAAATAATTGGGGATATTTTCATGGGTAGATATTTATAAATCTGATGATAGTCTCAATTAATATGTTCTGTAAATATTGTtagtttgttaaaaattaaaagatgatgtAGCTACCTGTAGACATTGATTGAGTGGTTTTCACGAACCTAAGGTAATACTGTAGAAAGCAAGCTGATACTTCAATTCTCACTTTTCTGTTCTCAGATAAGCTTCAGTGTACATGTTTCAAGGccatagaaatgtattttttccttaattttaatcatattttaaatttcttttatttttatttatatatttttattttttatttcaaatgttgtttatatttttatttgttaattggTTACAGATCTTCATCTATTTTGATGTTAACTCTTGTGTAAATCCTCTACAATGTAAATCTTTCTCCAAACTACTTTTGTCTATTGACATTGTGGTATCTTTCcctaaatactttaaattttttgaacttgttaaatacatctattttaaatttcaattattatttaagAAGACTTTTCCCACCCCTAGAATAAAGAAAGTTACGTTCTTAATAAATTTGAAGTAGAATAAAGGAAATCTTGCTTTGCTATTTTATTAGAAcattaatccatttttatttttgtgtaaggtatTAGATATATGTACAGTTTTATTACTTTCCATATGGAAAACTAGTTATGGCAACTAATTTATTGAATAATGTGCTATTTCCCCACATATGTCTCTTAATTACTTGCATCTCCATTACTCTGAAAGATTTTTGAGGGTAGGTGTGAGGATTTAATCAGCCTTGTATGATGATATCTGAGAATACTGGAACATAAAGCATATTGCTtatttgctgaaagaataaacaaattatctTAAGATTTCAGAAAGTCACTAGTATTAATTacatttacagatatttttgtCCTGTACTCTAAAATAAAGCATCCAGAAAACTCTATGGAACAAAGGAGGAATGTGACTGGGTTTGTCCTCCTGGGGCTCACTCAGAGCCCCCAagttcagaaaatattatttcttgtGTTCTTGCTCATCTACATGGTGACAATGGTGGGCAACCTCCTCATTGTCATGTGTGGTGGTAGTCAGCTCAACCCTGGATTCCCCTATGTACTTCTTTCTTGGCTGCTTATCATTTATGGATGCTGTTTATTCTACTACAGTCACCCCAAACATGATTGTAGATTTACTCTGTGAGAACAAAACCATTTCCTTCCAAGCTTGCATGACCCAGCTTTTTCTAGGGCACTTTTTGGGTGGTGCTGAAATTTGTCTTCTGGTGGTCATGGCTTATGACCAttatgtggccatctgcaaaccttTGAATTATTCAGTGATCATGAATCAGCGAGTGTGTgtactgctgctgctgttggccTGGGTTGGTGGGTTTTTACATGCTGTAGCTCATCCTCTTTTTGTTTACAACCTTCCCTTCTGTGGCCCCAAGGTCATTAACCACTTCGTCTGTGACATGTACCCCTTGTTAAAACTTTCCTGCTCTGACACCTACACCACTGGCCGCACTGTGTGTGCCAATGATGGGGCAATCTGTGTGGTCATCTTTACGCTCTTACTCATCTCCTATGGGGTCATTCTGCACTCCCTGAAGAATCTTAGTCAGGAAGGGAGGCACAAAGCCTTATCCACCTGTGGCTCCCACATTACTGTGGTGGTCCTGTCCTTTGTCccttgtatttttatgtatgtgagaCCTCATTCTATGATAAAttctttgctgtgttttttttttaccattataaCCCCTATGTTGAACCTTCTAATCTTTACtctgagaaatggagagatgaaAAATGCCATGAAAAGTCTCTAGACCggaaaaagaaattgaggctGAAGGGATATATATATCCCCTATTTTCAATGAAGAATTGTTATTTCCAGTAAAAGTCATGTGTGATTATTTAACTGTAGTAAATTTCTCCTCAGGTTTTATAATTTGGGCATGAGGAAAAGTATTTATTATGTGAATACTTCCaatgcaaaatatatttctaagattTTCATAATTTACTAgtttgaaatgtgtttttaagattttcacaATTTCCCGAGGCAAAACGTATGGTTTTGAGGTGTAAAATATCTCCATTAAGAATATAGATTTATGTTCCATATGATGATTTAAGCTATAGTTAATACTGC
This window of the Camelus ferus isolate YT-003-E chromosome 30, BCGSAC_Cfer_1.0, whole genome shotgun sequence genome carries:
- the LOC102507203 gene encoding olfactory receptor 140, with product MDLLTPPNNVTEFLLLGLTQNPHLQKILFIVFLLIFLFTLLASLLVGITVSLSPTLSAPVYFFLTYLSLIDTIYTSATTPKVIIDLLYQRKTISWGGCMTQLFVVHFLGGSEIIILVVMAYDRYVAICKPLHYTTIMRLWLCQLLVVVAWTGGILHATVQVLLTVDLPFCGPNVIDHFMCDFFSLLKLACSDTYKLGIVVAANSGGMCLLIFFMLLISYIVILSSLKSRGAEGRRKALSTCGSHFTVVMLYFVPCILTYTCPVETYPVDLLMSVFFIILTPMLNPIIYTVRNTEVKNAMRSLLKRRVT